TATTTGATCACTAGCTGTGTAAATTGATAACTTGACAAATTGGAAGTTGAAGTTGCTATAGAGTATGTTAAATGGGTATCTAACGACAGTGCTCGCGCGCTGTCTTCTACGTATGAAGTTTGAGATTCGTTGTTTGACTTGGAGTGGCGAATCTGTCTCTTACTCCTGCGATAATTAGGCTGTATGTGTTCGACATGCATATTAATGTGTTTCCTTTTTttagcagcagcagcatcaTGGTGactaataataataattaGAACCTGGCCTCTTTTTGGCGATCCCGTGTTATGCTCTTTTGTCTACCGCTACAGCGATCAGTAACtgacctccaccttctaTGACGTATAAAGACGGCGATGTCCGACAGGGACCCCAGAGTGGGCCCACCTCTTCGTTTTCTGTCGGTATGAATTGTATTATGTTCACTTTTGTCgtgctcttctcctcttcttctcccaccgCCCTTTCCAGATGCCCCTTCCACCAAAAGTCTCCCCTGTCACAGGGAATCCTGTTCCTCCCCATTACATCCattcctcaactcttcaCTTTCAGGACGTTAATGGCCGTTCCCTTGTATTGCGGGGGGTCAACCTCTCAGGATCTGCCAAGCACCCAAATAACCAGCCAAGTCACATACGAGAAGGCTTTTGGGAAACTGCAGAAGCGGGAAAAGGTGATTTCATCAATAAACCTTTGAATCTTGATGATGGTTCGGCAGACCTCCATCTCGCCCGGCTGAAAGCTTGGGGATACAACCTTCTTAGATATGTCTTCACCTGGGAGAGCCTCGAACATGCAGGGCCGAAAGAGTACGATTATGCCTATATGGACTATATCATTGCAGTCCTTCGAAAGTGTAAAGAGTGGGGTTTTAGAGTGTTCATGGACCCGCATCAGGATGTAGTGAGTGAATGTTCAAGACGTGAATCTTAAAGAAATGACTGACAGCCACAAGTGGTCTCGATTTACTGGAGGCTCAGGCGCTCCCTTATGGACACTATACGCCTGCGGTATTGACCCCTATCACCTTACACCGACTGCAGCCGCCTATCTTCACTGCGAATGGCCAAGCGCAGAATCTCCAAAACCACAAGACTTCCCAGCCATGATATGGGGCACCAATTATACCCATCTCGCTAACCAGACTATctggaccttcttctttgcagGTAAAACATACGCACCCAAGTGCATCATTGATGGCAAAAACATCCAAGACTTTTTGCAAGATCATTTCATTGACGCTGTAGGAGAACTTGCCAAACGGATTGctgaggaagggggagacCTCTTGGATGAATGTGTCATAGGTTGGGATTCTGTCAATGAGCCCGGAGAAGGTCTGATAGGATACAAGGATCTTGCTGTAATCCCTGCGGAACAACAATTGAAAAAAGGACCCAGCCCTACCCCGATAGAAGGTATGAGACTTGGCATGGGAGAAGTACAAGACGTCCAGGTGTGGAACTTTGGACCAATGGGACCTTATCGAGGGAGTCGTCAGACAATCGATCCAAAAGGAGTGAAGCTTTGGTTaagcgaggaagatgatgtcaAGAGAGGCAGTGGAAAGTGGGGTTGGACCAGGGGGAAAGAATGGGCTCTTGGGACCTGCAGTAAGTCAAGTCATGGCCGTATAATGCACATCCGCTCATATTATTGCAGTTTGGGCTCATCATGGTGTCTGGGATATCGCAACATCCACACTTCTTCGCCCTGACTATTTCTCTACTCTCCCAACCAATCCTTCCCATCAAGTCGATTTTGTAGACGATTTCTGGGCACTTCACTGGCTAGCATATTCATCTCGCATCCGTCTGCATCATCCCGAATCCATCCACTTTATCCAAGCTCCCGTCCTCCGCCAACCGCCAAAGCTTCCAGAGTCTTTCCTCAAAGGACGTGCCTGCTCTTCCCCACATTTCTATGATGGTCTCACTCTCATGACCAAGCACTGGAACTGGTTCAATGCCGACGCAATCGGTGTGATACGCAAAAAATATTGGAGTATAGTGCAGGCTGTGAGAATAGGAGAAGGACCGATTAGAAAGATGATACAGGGCGAGTTGGCTGTATTGAAACAAGATACGGTCGACATCCTGGGCAAGTATCCCACCCTCATTGGAGAAATTGGAATTCCATACGATATGGTAAGACCTGAATTTGCTGCCCTTATAGATTGTCCGATTGGAGGCTGAATCTATCTATAGGATGACAAGAAAGCGTACGGATACGTCGACGGAGGCCGAGGCGAGGGCGACTACTCCAGCCAGCAGAAAGCCATGGATTGTTCGATGAACGCTTGCGATGGTCCCAATTGTCTAAATTATGCCATTTGGAATTACGTGCCGGACAATGTCCATGAGTGGGGTGATAACTGGTAAGTTCATAGCTCGGTTGTAAGAATGTGGAGCACTGACGACTGTGACACTAGGAATGGCGAAGACTTATCTCTTTGGAGCCTAGATGATAAGGAGCAGGAGTCGTATCACGACTCTCCTAGAAGCGACACTCCTAATTTTTCCACAAACTCCAGTAGCTTGACCAACTCCTCAGCTACGCTCACGGTGCCCATGTCTGGTGCCGCCAAGCTCcgtctctctccctctgtGATCGACGCTGGCGATTTCTCTCCGGCCTTGATACTCGACGGCTCAAGGGCCGTAGCCGCCTTCTGCAGACCATATCCGGTGGTCACTGTCGGCATCCCGGAAAGGATCGACTTTGACATTACTAGCACCAAATTCAAGTACGCTGTGCGTGTACGGGCAGATGATATTGTCAACGAACAAGTTTACACTGAGATTTATCTGCCCTTTGTTCATTATGCTGCCAGCTTGGATCCTTCCCGTCCAGCAGGTCACAACCCAAATTCGGGACAAACAGCGTTAACGTCGACTGATGGCGACGACAGTAACCTCTCCTCGCGTCAAACGTCAAAGGTCGATCTTATCGAAGATGAACGAGCCATCAAATCCTCCGACCCCTCATCTATATCGATCCGCTCTGTTCCTTACTCGTCTTCCACACAACTGTCTCTAGATGTTGCGATCGTCGCTTCCCATGGGCGTGTGGAAATTCAGGGCCAGACGCTTAGGTGGTGGTATCCAGTGCCGGGAACAGGCGAAGAAGTGTATACTATTGAGGTGCAAAGGAATGGAGGTGCGTTAAGGAGAGATTTGGGGTATGTCCAGCAAGGGAATTTCCTTGACGTATGTCCTGAATGTGTTATTGCTTAGGTGTGTCAAAGCAAGCCAATATAATGGGCAAACGCTGATTAACTTATCTCTCTAAGGTTATGCAAGAGATTCAAAGGATATCGAATTGGAAATCCTAGTTTGTACTTTTGGGAGCCCATTCTGGTTTTTCTGGTTTTTGTACTTGTCGTTGTGTGATGTATCCAAGTGCCAATTACAGATGATCAGACTTGTGGACAAATTAAGGCATCGACGGCTGATACATGTTTGATATGAACAAATGGGACATGGGCGGTCGAGTACACAAATGATAATTTGAGAGATATGATGCGTGGCTAATGAAAGATGCTCTTCTAATACAATATACCAATGTTATCCTCGAGATTATTCCACTCCTCCTCTGCcgcttgctcttcctcgtaTGGCCTTGCCCAATCGATGACCTTTGAATGGGCTTTTACACTGTACACACATCAGGTAAGGTCCCGTTTCGAAAAAAAATAATGTGATGTATAATATCTGAATGAGAACTCACGAGTGGGGACGGAAATTGAGGACTTCTAAACTATCTAAACTGACCGCTCGGGAGATAGCAACATATGTCTGACCTGTACGTCATCAAACATAGTCAGTCTCATACAGATGGACAATCCAGTTCGATCGACACGAAATGCACGTACCTTCAACGAAAATTTTGGCAAGATCAATCTTAACTCGCTCCAGTGTTTGACCTCTGTAATTTCTTAGCTTTTGGGCGCGGATcagaaagcaagaagaagggatatATATCTCACTGGCTTTTGTGGATGGTAAGTGCCCATGCCAAGATCAGCGGGATTTGATATCTAGTCGCTTCCGGCTGTCCCCTTGATTATTTGCAAGGTAAGTATTTCTCTCCAAAATCAAGCTAAACGCCAGAAGCGAAAAAGCGACTTACAAAGCATTCAGCATATCAACGCTCATCGAAGGGATGATAACTCTTTCTGggaccttcttcctcgcaaATTTAGATTGGGCAAATGCTACTACCGGAAATTCCAGATCCATCGATGTTTGGCCTTTGATAGCCGCTTCGGGTAGATGGATACCCCGTTTGATAGCATCTGGGATAGTGAGAAAGTCGACGACAGTACCGGTTGAGCCATTCACTAGGACGCCATCACCCATGTTCTACAGTCAGGGTGAGTAAGAAGTTGTTTCAGTTAAATGTGGCTCTCTGAGACACAACGAAGGACAAGCGACGCACTGTTACGAGCATGACCTGCGCACCTTCTTTGAGTGACAGGTGCTGAGGCCAGATGGTATTCTTGTTCAGTTTGATAGTTGCCTCTGTTCTACTGATTGGGAAACCACCAGCGGTGAATCCCGGTTCGTCGTGACAGTCATAAAGCGTTACCGCTCCAGGTAAAGCATCTAGCCGAGCGCTATTGACAAATTCCACATCTCTTTTTTGAGGGTAAAGGGCAACCGGTTCGATGTTATCTGGGTATTCGATCGGACGGTTAAGAGATTGAAGGAGTACAGTGTCATCGGGCGTGATAGTACCCCGACGCATAGCTTCGAGCATATTAATGAATCTGTCATCTCGCTGACGGAATACGCGGGTGAGGGTCTTAATATTTTTGTGAGAGAAAAGTTTGGGCCAGCATTTAGCTTCGAAAGCGAATTGAGGGATCTGGCCCTTAGTCACAGGTGGGAGTTGGAAAAAGTCTCcggtgaggatgagttggATACCTCCAAAGGGACGGTCATCGTTGCGAACTATACGGCCGATGTGGTCGAGTTTGTCGAGGAGTGGGGCGTCAATCATCGAAACTTTTTTTACAGCCAGTAAGCAAAAACAAACGATGCTGTGATGTTTACGGCGCTTACTTTCATCAATGACTAGAGCTGCAGTTGTTCTCCAACGTTTGCGAGATAGCGCATTGGCCCGGACTTTATTAGCCAGCTTTTCTGCATTGTCTACGCCAAGTCCTATCCCTGCCCAAGAGTGAATCGTCGTACCGCCAATGTTCCTTGCATGAAAATTAGTTTTGTCTCGAGACTCGGGTTGGTAACGAAATGCTTACACGCCAGCCATACCGGTGCTTGCTGTGACTGCAAGTGACCATTTGactacttcttctttctccgcTTTTTGGGCCCCACGGTATCCTTGCCAACTCCTGAATGATCGGGTGG
The Cryptococcus neoformans var. neoformans JEC21 chromosome 8 sequence genome window above contains:
- a CDS encoding cytoplasm protein, putative, with product MPLPPKVSPVTGNPVPPHYIHSSTLHFQDVNGRSLVLRGVNLSGSAKHPNNQPSHIREGFWETAEAGKGDFINKPLNLDDGSADLHLARLKAWGYNLLRYVFTWESLEHAGPKEYDYAYMDYIIAVLRKCKEWGFRVFMDPHQDVWSRFTGGSGAPLWTLYACGIDPYHLTPTAAAYLHCEWPSAESPKPQDFPAMIWGTNYTHLANQTIWTFFFAGKTYAPKCIIDGKNIQDFLQDHFIDAVGELAKRIAEEGGDLLDECVIGWDSVNEPGEGLIGYKDLAVIPAEQQLKKGPSPTPIEGMRLGMGEVQDVQVWNFGPMGPYRGSRQTIDPKGVKLWLSEEDDVKRGSGKWGWTRGKEWALGTCIWAHHGVWDIATSTLLRPDYFSTLPTNPSHQVDFVDDFWALHWLAYSSRIRLHHPESIHFIQAPVLRQPPKLPESFLKGRACSSPHFYDGLTLMTKHWNWFNADAIGVIRKKYWSIVQAVRIGEGPIRKMIQGELAVLKQDTVDILGKYPTLIGEIGIPYDMDDKKAYGYVDGGRGEGDYSSQQKAMDCSMNACDGPNCLNYAIWNYVPDNVHEWGDNWNGEDLSLWSLDDKEQESYHDSPRSDTPNFSTNSSSLTNSSATLTVPMSGAAKLRLSPSVIDAGDFSPALILDGSRAVAAFCRPYPVVTVGIPERIDFDITSTKFKYAVRVRADDIVNEQVYTEIYLPFVHYAASLDPSRPAGHNPNSGQTALTSTDGDDSNLSSRQTSKVDLIEDERAIKSSDPSSISIRSVPYSSSTQLSLDVAIVASHGRVEIQGQTLRWWYPVPGTGEEVYTIEVQRNGGALRRDLGCVKASQYNGQTLINLSL
- a CDS encoding cytoplasm protein, putative gives rise to the protein MPLPPKVSPVTGNPVPPHYIHSSTLHFQDVNGRSLVLRGVNLSGSAKHPNNQPSHIREGFWETAEAGKGDFINKPLNLDDGSADLHLARLKAWGYNLLRYVFTWESLEHAGPKEYDYAYMDYIIAVLRKCKEWGFRVFMDPHQDVWSRFTGGSGAPLWTLYACGIDPYHLTPTAAAYLHCEWPSAESPKPQDFPAMIWGTNYTHLANQTIWTFFFAGKTYAPKCIIDGKNIQDFLQDHFIDAVGELAKRIAEEGGDLLDECVIGWDSVNEPGEGLIGYKDLAVIPAEQQLKKGPSPTPIEGMRLGMGEVQDVQVWNFGPMGPYRGSRQTIDPKGVKLWLSEEDDVKRGSGKWGWTRGKEWALGTCIWAHHGVWDIATSTLLRPDYFSTLPTNPSHQVDFVDDFWALHWLAYSSRIRLHHPESIHFIQAPVLRQPPKLPESFLKGRACSSPHFYDGLTLMTKHWNWFNADAIGVIRKKYWSIVQAVRIGEGPIRKMIQGELAVLKQDTVDILGKYPTLIGEIGIPYDMDDKKAYGYVDGGRGEGDYSSQQKAMDCSMNACDGPNCLNYAIWNYVPDNVHEWGDNWNGEDLSLWSLDDKEQESYHDSPRSDTPNFSTNSSSLTNSSATLTVPMSGAAKLRLSPSVIDAGDFSPALILDGSRAVAAFCRPYPVVTVGIPERIDFDITSTKFKYAVRVRADDIVNEQVYTEIYLPFVHYAASLDPSRPAGHNPNSGQTALTSTDGDDSNLSSRQTSKVDLIEDERAIKSSDPSSISIRSVPYSSSTQLSLDVAIVASHGRVEIQGQTLRWWYPVPGTGEEVYTIEVQRNGGALRRDLGYVQQGNFLDVCPECVIA
- a CDS encoding mitochondrial DNA repair and recombination protein PIF1 precursor, putative → MPKPGFYAVRFGRRPGVYITWAECQQQVHMFPGAVFKKFGTYDEASLWASLRPQTPPPPETSETDRKDGLKESDKGKRISDSADPSAQHGPRSSSKASPSHPLHLPYQQDCKRERSEDTDDTESPGRKAKAGKHDRNEDKNGYDGFTAMDDYISVLPPDDEAGQSSSTQVDGNITTAELPAVGGEPELSSQQSEILAKIMNGENFFFTGSAGTGKSVLLRAIIKAFKEKEGEREQREATRSFRSWQGYRGAQKAEKEEVVKWSLAVTASTGMAGVNIGGTTIHSWAGIGLGVDNAEKLANKVRANALSRKRWRTTAALVIDEISMIDAPLLDKLDHIGRIVRNDDRPFGGIQLILTGDFFQLPPVTKGQIPQFAFEAKCWPKLFSHKNIKTLTRVFRQRDDRFINMLEAMRRGTITPDDTVLLQSLNRPIEYPDNIEPVALYPQKRDVEFVNSARLDALPGAVTLYDCHDEPGFTAGGFPISRTEATIKLNKNTIWPQHLSLKEGAQVMLVTNMGDGVLVNGSTGTVVDFLTIPDAIKRGIHLPEAAIKGQTSMDLEFPVVAFAQSKFARKKVPERVIIPSMSVDMLNALGQPEATRYQIPLILAWALTIHKSQGQTLERVKIDLAKIFVEGQTYVAISRAVSLDSLEVLNFRPHSVKAHSKVIDWARPYEEEQAAEEEWNNLEDNIGILY